From the Brassica napus cultivar Da-Ae chromosome A8, Da-Ae, whole genome shotgun sequence genome, one window contains:
- the LOC106361266 gene encoding cytochrome P450 83B1, which yields MVENIQKQAVVQMDLFLIIAAMVAVAAFFLLRSSTKKSLRLPPGPKGLPIIGNLHQMEKFNPQHFLFRLSKLYGPIFTMKIGGRCLAVISSAELAKELLKTQDLNFTARPLLKGQQTMSYQGRELGFGQYTAYYREMRKMCMVNLFSPNRVASFRPVREEECQRMMDKIYKAADQSGTVDLSELLLSFTNCVVCRQAFGKRYNEYGTEMKRFINILYETQALLGTLFFSDLFPYFGFLDNLTGLNARLKRAFKELDTYLQELLDETLDPSRPKPETESFIDLLMQIYRDQPFSIKFTHENVKAMILDIVVPGTDTAAAVVVWAMTYLIKYPEAMKKAQDEVRNVVGDKGYVSEEDIPNLPYLKAVIKESLRLEPVIPILLHRETIADAKIGGYDIPAKTIIQVNAWAVSRDTAAWGDNPNEFIPERFMNEQKGVDFKGQDFELLPFGSGRRMCPAMHLGVAMVEIPFANLLYRFDWSLPKGIKPEDIKMDVMTGLAMHKKDHLVLAPRTHI from the exons ATGGtagaaaatatccaaaaacaaGCAGTAGTACAAATGGATCTCTTCTTGATTATTGCCGCGATGGTAGCAGTCGCAGCCTTCTTCCTCCTTCGGAGCTCCACGAAGAAATCTCTCCGGCTGCCTCCGGGGCCAAAAGGTCTTCCTATTATTGGAAACCTCCACCAGATGGAGAAATTTAACCCCCAACACTTCCTCTTTCGTCTCTCCAAGCTCTACGGTCCAATTTTCACAATGAAAATCGGTGGACGCTGCCTTGCAGTGATCTCATCGGCTGAGTTAGCCAAGGAACTCCTCAAGACCCAGGACCTCAATTTCACCGCTCGTCCTCTCCTGAAGGGGCAACAAACGATGTCATATCAAGGTCGTGAGCTTGGTTTCGGACAGTACACAGCGTACTATCGTGAGATGAGGAAGATGTGTATGGTTAACCTATTCAGCCCAAATCGCGTCGCAAGTTTCCGACCCGTTAGAGAAGAAGAGTGCCAACGTATGATGGACAAGATCTACAAAGCCGCTGATCAATCAGGGACCGTTGATTTAAGTGAGCTTCTCTTGTCCTTCACCAACTGTGTCGTCTGTAGACAAGCTTTTGGTAAGCGGTATAACGAGTACGGAACCGAGATGAAGAGATTCATAAACATCTTGTACGAGACTCAAGCCCTTTTGGGCACTCTGTTTTTCTCCGACCTTTTCCCTTATTTCGGATTTCTTGACAATCTCACTGGTCTTAATGCGCGTCTCAAGAGAGCTTTCAAGGAGCTCGACACTTACCTTCAAGAACTTCTCGATGAGACTCTTGACCCTAGCCGTCCTAAACCTGAGACGGAGAGTTTCATTGATCTTTTGATGCAGATCTACAGAGATCAACCTTTCTCCATCAAATTTACCCACGAAAATGTCAAGGCCATGATATTG GATATTGTTGTACCGGGAACTGACACTGCGGCAGCAGTGGTAGTATGGGCCATGACTTACCTTATAAAGTACCCTGAAGCAATGAAGAAAGCTCAAGATGAAGTTAGGAATGTGGTCGGTGACAAAGGATACGTCTCCGAAGAAGACATCCCCAATCTCCCTTATCTGAAGGCCGTCATCAAGGAGTCACTCCGTCTCGAACCAGTCATCCCAATTCTTCTACATAGAGAAACCATAGCAGACGCGAAGATAGGTGGCTATGATATTCCGGCGAAGACCATCATTCAGGTGAACGCATGGGCGGTTTCTCGTGACACAGCCGCCTGGGGAGACAACCCTAATGAGTTCATTCCAGAGAGGTTCATGAACGAGCAGAAAGGAGTGGACTTCAAGGGGCAAGATTTTGAGCTCCTACCTTTCGGGTCAGGCAGAAGAATGTGCCCCGCTATGCATCTTGGAGTCGCAATGGTAGAGATACCTTTTGCTAACCTTCTCTACCGATTCGATTGGAGCCTACCGAAAGGGATTAAACCTGAGGACATAAAGATGGACGTCATGACCGGACTCGCTATGCATAAGAAAGATCACCTCGTCCTTGCACCAAGGACGCACATTTGA